One bacterium genomic window carries:
- a CDS encoding NAD(P)H-binding protein → MTALVTGATGFIGRALCLRLAAAGTPVRALVRDPARAGDLAATPGVELVRGDLRDAAALGALVSG, encoded by the coding sequence ATGACGGCGCTGGTCACCGGGGCCACGGGCTTCATCGGGCGGGCGCTGTGCCTGCGGCTGGCGGCGGCGGGGACGCCCGTGCGGGCGCTCGTGCGCGACCCCGCCCGCGCCGGCGACCTGGCCGCGACGCCGGGTGTCGAACTGGTGCGCGGTGACCTGCGCGATGCGGCCGCGCTCGGGGCATTGGTGAGCGGCG